The genome window ggttttgtcccaaattagttgtctccattcaatttgacctcttttatcaggacacctctctattaaggacacttcttGTCAGTCCAGTGGGTgttcttcatagagaggttcttctggaATGATATTGATTCTTTTGATCTTTTTGAGACCGCTTCTTTGCAGCAAGgaagttttttttataaataGTACTTTAATTGGATAGTACCTCCATGATTACAGATGTGAAGAGCAACGGATTAACAGTAATTAGGCACTTCAGAGATCAAGAACCAACAGTTGACCTACATCAAACATCAATAGGCATAAAGAGAACCAATTATTACCGGCAGTATAAATTCACCAAAATATCAACGCTTGCGACCAGACGCTCGCTTTAGCAAGAGACTAGAAAATTGCGCGAGACTAGAAATCTGTCCTATCCCACAATGCAATGAAAGTGAGACCAAACTTCCGCTAatgacaaaaaaataattttctgcaatgtgtttttcaattttatcttttttcGCTTGATTTCTGTCCAAAAATAAATACTGTCAACGCCAAAAATGAATAAAGGGTCAAGTAAAGATTCAGGCACCCTGTTCTCTGTGCCACTGAGAACGCTTCATGTGGCCTTTGCAGTGATGACTGGTGGAAGTTTCATCTCCTGTATTTTGATCAGTCTGCTGTTTGATTTTGAGTCCGCTACAGCCACACATTGTCAGGTGAGCTGCAAGTGATGAGTGCACTCATCACAGTCATTCGGTGCTCTAGGCATTTGTAGCCTACTGCTTTGTTCGAAATGAAACATACACAAATGATGTAACCGACATGCTCATGACCCGTTGATGACATCGTGTACTTCATTCATCTTTGATCATGTACCAGTAGTGTCCCTGTTTTCAATCGTGAAGATTTGATGCACAATTTTTCTTTGTCAACACTAAATGGAGCTAAACATCTGTTAAATTTCAGGTCCGAAACTACCTCCCATCGATAAGTGCTGCCATTGGCTTCGCCCCCCAGCGATATATATGGAGAATCAGCATAGCTTTGATCGCAGCCAGTCATTATCTTCACATTGTCTTAACTTACAAATACTTCTCAAAGAGCTTCAATGTATATCAACAAAGTCTTTACCAGGCTGTCGTGAAATTTTCTACCCTGATTGCCTGTATGGAGATTAATGGCCTAGTTGGACTGACTTATGTCTCTTCAACAGATAACTATTGTAAGTGGTATAATCCAAGGGATTGGCAAAACACTTTACTTTAATTAATAATCAATATTGTAATTAGAAAAGTGACCGTTGTTGAATGCAGATCATATCAAAACATAGCATTGATGATGTAAACATGACCAGCTTGAATTTCACAGGCCTATAATTAATCAATATCATTGCAATTACTCTGACAATATCATCAATTATATCTAGGCCAACCACCTGGTGGAATCTCAGATCTATAAATGCACTGTCCAAACAGAATCCTCCAGGTTCTGCGCAGATGATAAAGACAAACTTTGAAGCCCAATAGATGACAAATTTTGTAGCTCTGTGATGATTTTCGTTACTCCATTCTGTATTGGGATAGTCCTGTTCACAATACTTCTACTTTCGTTCCAGCTCTCCATGAGAAATGTTTCATAGTCTTCATATCGTGTGCCATAACTTATATGTTTATGTATCTGGTTGTGATACGATGGGCACACGAATGGCAGCCACTCAGAGGCAAGGTATGTAACAAAAGTCATCAGGCCATGGTCAGCCTCCTCTTTACAAGTACTTCTGTCATGGATCCTGCAGAGCCCCCATTGAATACCAGGAGCTTGTGCTGCATGGGTGGGAGAACACACGACCCCTTTGGATTGTTTATAGTGCCAGGAGTTCTAGCTATCAGATTTTGTTTGTTCAGATCTTTTTTAGTAATCAActgtttgtctttttttcagatACTCAAGGCATACATCCACAAGCGAAACACATTTCTATTCAACGCTGGTATATTTGCACTGGCTGTTTACTTTTTCATTAGACATAATACCTATTGTGAACCTGGAGGTAAGTCCAATGTGGGTGTGCTTTAGACATCCTTTTCACAATGTCACTTGTCACGTTGCATGTGTCAACAGATGGTGGCAGAGCTGCTGCTTATAATTAGACCATTACCAACTTGGCACATTATCAGAAAGTGACAGTAACCTAAAACAGTCAGAAATTCACAAGCAAGCCCTTTTTGTCAATTGCATCTCATGATTCCATTTCACTTTCTTTCAGTGTACAGCCTGTTTGCCCTGTGTGAGTACCTGGTCGTCCTCTCCAACATCTACTCTCATCTCATCGAGTCTCTCTTCATCTTTGACGACCGAGAATATTCCATACGATACCCAGATTCTCACGACAATCACAGCAGTTGACTTGGAATTTGCCCATGCAGGGTTACCCACCAAGGCACGATAGAATTTCCTTAAGTGTGCTGTTTTATTTCGTATTGGTTGTAGGTTATTTCTTGTTTATGCGTTCACCTGGCAAATCAGTCCCCTATTCTTTGAGGAAGGTCCAGTGGCCCAGTGCTGGTTCATGGCCTTCCAGTGGTTGCTTTCAGATAAGAATCTTCTTTAACATTGAGCATGTTCAACACATGGGCAAGGAATAACATTGTATATTCTGCATGGACGTTATGCATTCATTTATTTGGAATACcagggaacctcccttagtggacacctctgtaagcaggATGCCCTCTAttcagtcccaagggtttcCTTAAGAGAGATTCTTCTGTATTCAGTTTAGATTTTCACTTCGTTTCTCAAGGGCATTTCCT of Lineus longissimus chromosome 9, tnLinLong1.2, whole genome shotgun sequence contains these proteins:
- the LOC135493458 gene encoding post-GPI attachment to proteins factor 2-like, whose translation is MNKGSSKDSGTLFSVPLRTLHVAFAVMTGGSFISCILISLLFDFESATATHCQVRNYLPSISAAIGFAPQRYIWRISIALIAASHYLHIVLTYKYFSKSFNVYQQSLYQAVVKFSTLIACMEINGLVGLTYVSSTDNYSLHEKCFIVFISCAITYMFMYLVVIRWAHEWQPLRGKILKAYIHKRNTFLFNAGIFALAVYFFIRHNTYCEPGVYSLFALCEYLVVLSNIYSHLIESLFIFDDREYSIRYPDSHDNHSS